One segment of Heterodontus francisci isolate sHetFra1 chromosome 28, sHetFra1.hap1, whole genome shotgun sequence DNA contains the following:
- the LOC137345158 gene encoding probable G-protein coupled receptor 139 codes for MAMATADLLLLIFHVIVVQIFSFQFPRSFLSYSAVCKFIVYICSFTLHTSVWLTVSFTFDRFVAICCRKFETSYCTVRTAAVVITAVAAFFSCKNIPFYFVIEPERIINNVSWGCRSRVEFFSSPAGVAFSCLESIVVPWLPLALILLCNCLTVRRILAASRARRRLRSHNIDNRSDPEVENRRKSIILLFAVSGSFILLWLPVSVSYLTTRLASTKRYAGGNTAPGYIATESGYLFMYLSSSVNTCIYAATQTKFREELTALVKSPWIFIKKCV; via the coding sequence atggccatggcaacagcagatctactATTATTGATCTTCCATGTAATAGTGGTGCAAATTTTCAGCTTTCAATTTCCACGTTCATTCCTGTCCTACAGTGCCGTTTGCAAGTTCATTGTGTACATATGTAGTTTCACGTTACACACCTCGGTGTGGCTTACAGTCTCGTTCACATTTGACCGATTTGTAGCAATATGTTGTCGGAAGTTTGAAACAAGCTATTGCACTGTGAGAACGGCGGCCGTGGTTATAACAGCCGTCGCTGCTTTTTTCAGTTGCAAGAACATCCCGTTTTATTTTGTGATTGAACCTGAGCGAATAATTAACAATGTTTCCTGGGGTTGCCGTTCCAGAGTGGAGTTTTTCTCATCGCCTGCAGGTGTAGCCTTCTCCTGTTTAGAAAGCATTGTAGTTCCATGGCTTCCTCTTGCTTTGATATTACTGTGTAATTGTTTGACAGTCAGACGCATTCTAGCAGCCAGTAGAGCCCGGAGGAGACTCCGGAGTCACAACATTGACAACCGAAGTGATCCAGAGGTagagaaccgaaggaaatccatcattttactcttcgcTGTATCGGGCAGTTTTATTCTTTTGTGGCTGCCAGTTTCTGTGAGCTATTTAACGACCAGACTGGCAAGCACCAAGCGATACGCTGGTGGGAATACAGCCCCTGGCTATATTGCCACTGAAAGCGGATATCTGTTCATGTATTTGAGTTCCTCTgtcaacacgtgtatttatgcagcgACCCAAACTAAATTCAGGGAAGAGTTGACGGCATTGGTGAAATCTCCTTGGATATTTATTAAGAAATGTGTTTAA